A stretch of Gemmatimonadota bacterium DNA encodes these proteins:
- a CDS encoding carboxylesterase/lipase family protein, whose translation MHERTKFLTEATRALMLATCLACAACTPDTASDHARVVKLPQGAYRARAVEDGVFAFLGIPYAQAPTGPLRWREALPPSPADGIIDASEYGPSCRQAIDSVEAASLRRQDEDCLSVNVWTRRVDGPPRPVMLWIHGGANVSGGTADPMYDGHHFARDNDVVLVSVNYRLGPFGFLDLSEVGGAAMDRSRNLGLLDQLAALRWVRAHIGAFGGDTANITVFGESAGGSAVMRLMAMPLAKGLFDKAIIESGGPANIAVKGYPKSDDIPIAQELARAFMQEAHAADLAALRALPADTVLAVAARVAEARGDQLGVSTWGARVDGEVLPTDLFGDIWRGANPDVPVLIGTNEDEMLYFRLYDPEFERNLMREYREKGKAMGRDFSRVREIADRFTAGSDDPMRYVEFAGEFWLRQPSIILAEGQARHSAVFMYLFAWDSRVPGLGASHAMELPFVFGHLGADVESFTGPAPPAALSRRIQAAWTAFATTGDPTVAGEPAWPRYTADSRATMRIVDGPWTVEHDPKGEARRLLRQMFDVPSDTATPPGGAR comes from the coding sequence CGCGCGCTCATGCTCGCGACGTGCCTCGCGTGCGCCGCGTGCACGCCGGATACCGCCAGTGACCACGCGCGCGTCGTGAAGCTCCCGCAGGGCGCGTATCGCGCGCGCGCGGTCGAGGACGGTGTGTTCGCGTTCCTCGGCATCCCGTACGCGCAGGCGCCGACCGGCCCGCTGCGGTGGCGCGAGGCGCTCCCGCCATCGCCGGCCGACGGGATCATCGACGCCAGCGAGTACGGGCCCAGCTGCCGCCAAGCCATCGACTCCGTCGAAGCGGCATCGCTCAGGCGTCAGGACGAGGACTGCCTCAGCGTCAACGTCTGGACGCGGCGCGTCGATGGCCCACCGCGCCCGGTGATGCTCTGGATCCATGGCGGGGCCAATGTCAGCGGCGGCACCGCCGACCCCATGTACGACGGGCACCACTTCGCGCGCGACAATGACGTGGTGCTCGTCTCGGTGAACTACCGGCTCGGGCCATTCGGGTTCCTCGACCTCTCGGAGGTCGGGGGCGCGGCGATGGACCGAAGCCGCAACCTGGGACTGCTCGACCAGCTCGCGGCACTGCGCTGGGTGCGCGCGCACATCGGGGCGTTCGGCGGCGATACGGCCAACATCACGGTCTTCGGCGAGTCGGCCGGCGGCTCGGCGGTGATGCGCCTCATGGCGATGCCGCTCGCCAAGGGCCTCTTCGACAAGGCGATCATCGAGAGCGGCGGACCGGCGAACATCGCCGTGAAGGGCTATCCCAAGTCGGACGACATCCCGATCGCGCAGGAACTCGCGCGCGCGTTCATGCAGGAGGCGCATGCTGCCGACCTCGCGGCGCTGCGGGCACTGCCGGCCGACACGGTGCTCGCCGTGGCCGCACGCGTGGCGGAGGCGCGTGGCGACCAGCTCGGCGTGAGCACCTGGGGCGCGCGCGTGGATGGGGAGGTGCTGCCCACGGACCTCTTCGGCGACATCTGGCGTGGCGCGAATCCCGACGTGCCGGTCCTGATCGGCACGAACGAGGACGAGATGCTCTACTTCCGGCTGTACGATCCGGAGTTCGAGCGCAACCTGATGCGCGAGTACCGGGAGAAGGGGAAGGCCATGGGGCGCGATTTCTCCCGTGTGCGTGAGATCGCCGACCGCTTCACGGCGGGGAGCGACGATCCGATGCGCTACGTGGAGTTCGCGGGCGAGTTCTGGCTCCGGCAACCGTCGATCATCCTCGCCGAAGGCCAGGCGCGGCACAGCGCCGTCTTCATGTACCTGTTCGCCTGGGATTCGAGGGTGCCGGGCCTCGGCGCGAGCCACGCGATGGAGTTGCCGTTCGTGTTCGGCCATCTCGGCGCCGATGTCGAGTCGTTCACCGGCCCTGCGCCGCCGGCCGCGCTGTCCCGTCGCATCCAGGCCGCCTGGACCGCGTTCGCCACCACGGGAGATCCGACCGTCGCGGGCGAGCCGGCGTGGCCGCGCTACACCGCCGACTCACGCGCGACGATGCGGATCGTCGATGGACCGTGGACCGTGGAGCACGATCCGAAGGGCGAAGCGCGCCGGCTGCTGCGCCAGATGTTCGACGTCCCTTCCGACACGGCGACGCCGCCGGGCGGGGCGCGCTAG
- a CDS encoding DUF664 domain-containing protein — protein MPHDLASTFLERSRYYLGREYPGKIRLALSAMPADLLWQRANASSNSAGNLVLHLAGNVRQWIVSGVGGAPDVRQRDAEFAARDGAGLDALLATLDAACADAVAVFDRLDAGALGESRVIQGRTTTVFAAIYHVVEHFSGHTGQLILMAKAAAPDGAVRFYDDTGGLARPLFLPAGMTDAPPGA, from the coding sequence ATGCCCCACGACCTCGCCTCCACCTTCCTCGAGCGCTCGCGCTACTACCTCGGCCGTGAGTACCCCGGCAAGATCCGGCTCGCCCTCAGCGCGATGCCCGCCGACCTTCTCTGGCAGCGCGCGAACGCGTCGTCCAACAGCGCCGGCAATCTCGTCCTGCACCTCGCCGGCAACGTGCGCCAGTGGATCGTGAGCGGCGTCGGCGGTGCCCCCGATGTGCGCCAGCGCGACGCCGAGTTCGCGGCCCGCGACGGGGCGGGGCTCGACGCACTGCTCGCGACGCTCGACGCCGCCTGTGCCGACGCCGTCGCGGTGTTCGACCGCCTCGACGCCGGCGCGCTCGGCGAGTCGCGAGTCATCCAGGGGCGCACGACGACGGTGTTCGCCGCGATCTACCATGTGGTCGAGCACTTCTCCGGGCACACCGGGCAGCTCATCCTCATGGCGAAGGCCGCTGCGCCGGATGGCGCGGTCCGCTTCTATGACGACACCGGGGGCCTCGCGCGGCCGCTCTTCCTGCCCGCGGGGATGACCGACGCCCCGCCGGGGGCGTGA
- a CDS encoding M20/M25/M40 family metallo-hydrolase, with the protein MGLGTGTLGLRLEQAGIAGMITSRAKLSGFGGAPGGFAGGRPGGPGGQAATPASNMSGGGMAAALRAPAPPQGTGGWGVIEVFETYNTVAPAMTLDCEDYSLVYRLAENGQKPMVRIDADADLLGEVPAFNTIATIRGREKPDEYVILSAHFDSWDGSSGATDNGTGTLMAMEAMRILKKVYPNPRRTIIVGHWASEEQGLNGSRAFANDHPEVMKGLQALFNQDNGTGRVQSLSSSGLTDIGPHLRGWYAKLPSFFTDSMSANAVSWSFRDVPTGNPGGTDGAVFACYGTPSIGMGAVGWNYNTYTWHTNRDTYDKVVFDDVKHNATLAAMLAYLASEDPAFIDRTKSPGQWPANWPANCGNAPRRTNPRY; encoded by the coding sequence ATGGGTCTCGGCACCGGCACGCTCGGGCTCCGGCTCGAGCAGGCGGGCATCGCCGGGATGATCACCTCGCGCGCGAAGCTCAGCGGCTTCGGCGGCGCGCCCGGCGGTTTCGCCGGCGGACGTCCCGGTGGCCCGGGTGGGCAGGCGGCCACGCCAGCGAGCAACATGAGCGGCGGCGGGATGGCCGCGGCGCTGCGCGCGCCGGCGCCGCCGCAGGGCACTGGCGGCTGGGGTGTGATCGAGGTCTTCGAGACCTACAACACCGTCGCGCCGGCGATGACGCTCGACTGCGAGGACTACTCCCTCGTCTATCGTCTCGCCGAGAACGGCCAGAAGCCGATGGTGCGGATCGACGCCGACGCCGACCTGCTCGGCGAGGTGCCCGCGTTCAACACCATCGCCACCATCCGCGGCCGCGAGAAGCCGGATGAGTACGTGATCCTGTCGGCGCACTTCGACTCGTGGGACGGCTCGTCGGGCGCGACCGACAATGGCACCGGCACGCTGATGGCGATGGAAGCGATGCGCATCCTCAAGAAGGTCTACCCGAACCCGCGGCGCACGATCATCGTCGGGCATTGGGCGAGCGAGGAGCAGGGACTGAACGGCTCGCGCGCCTTCGCGAACGATCATCCCGAAGTAATGAAGGGACTGCAGGCGCTCTTCAACCAGGACAACGGCACCGGGCGCGTGCAGTCGCTCTCGTCGTCGGGGCTCACCGACATCGGCCCGCACCTGCGCGGCTGGTACGCGAAGCTGCCGAGCTTCTTCACCGACAGCATGAGCGCGAACGCGGTCTCGTGGAGCTTCCGCGACGTGCCCACCGGCAACCCCGGCGGCACCGACGGCGCGGTCTTCGCCTGCTACGGCACGCCGTCGATCGGCATGGGGGCGGTGGGGTGGAACTACAACACCTACACCTGGCACACCAATCGCGACACCTACGACAAGGTCGTGTTCGACGATGTGAAGCACAACGCGACCCTCGCGGCGATGCTCGCGTACCTCGCGTCGGAGGATCCGGCGTTCATCGATCGCACCAAGTCGCCCGGCCAGTGGCCGGCGAACTGGCCGGCCAACTGCGGCAATGCGCCGCGGCGGACCAACCCGCGCTACTGA
- a CDS encoding YggT family protein, translating into MGFPSRRRAGKVRVVARGSQFLDYAFFLLYALLGIRLVLALIAARSGTGFVRFIATITDPFYAPFRGIVESPTTDGGNTLVVPIIVALVAYALLHAAVNALLRMVGTRKTAI; encoded by the coding sequence ATGGGTTTCCCGTCGCGACGCAGGGCAGGGAAGGTCCGCGTCGTCGCCCGCGGCTCGCAGTTCCTGGACTACGCGTTCTTCCTGCTCTACGCGCTGCTCGGCATCCGGCTCGTGCTCGCGCTCATCGCCGCGCGGTCGGGGACCGGCTTCGTGCGATTCATCGCCACCATCACCGATCCCTTCTACGCGCCCTTCCGCGGCATCGTCGAGAGTCCGACGACCGACGGCGGCAACACCCTCGTGGTGCCGATCATCGTCGCGCTCGTGGCCTATGCGCTCCTGCATGCCGCGGTGAACGCGCTGTTGCGCATGGTGGGGACGCGCAAGACGGCGATCTAG
- a CDS encoding membrane dipeptidase translates to MHRRDLFRLAGAAALSSAAAPAFLRGRYRLDAQSPAEYSARTIRLMQESAVVDMLCQFAFADEREEGTPRADRWIQDPSSFTAADFERFRGSGVKTLALGRGGAGYEDHLKFMAEWNGFIASRPEWFIRVDGVDDLRSARADGRIGIMITAQNADYFRTPADVETFHRLGQRVAQLTYNFQNRIGAGFLEHNDGGLSVFGHQVLAAMQRVGMTVDLSHCADRTTLDGIAAATKPVVFTHGAARGLMPGYARCKSDEALKALARNGGVMGIAFIRFMIRPEAPVTVEHVVDHFDYVIKLVGAEHVGIGSDLDMAGLGTPIPKGNVPLSVASQANFERYKAYYAADGGVHVDGMAHPKRIFDLVEAMGRRRYSDDTIRLVLGGNFIRAVGASWA, encoded by the coding sequence ATGCATCGTCGCGACCTCTTCCGCCTTGCCGGCGCCGCCGCCCTCTCCTCCGCGGCCGCCCCCGCCTTCCTCCGTGGCCGCTACCGCCTCGACGCGCAGTCCCCCGCCGAGTATTCGGCGCGCACCATCCGGCTGATGCAGGAGTCGGCGGTCGTGGACATGCTCTGCCAGTTCGCCTTCGCCGACGAGCGCGAGGAGGGGACGCCGCGTGCCGACCGGTGGATCCAGGATCCGTCGAGCTTCACGGCCGCCGACTTCGAGCGGTTCCGCGGCTCCGGCGTGAAGACGCTCGCGCTCGGTCGCGGGGGCGCCGGGTACGAGGACCACCTCAAGTTCATGGCCGAGTGGAACGGGTTCATCGCGTCGCGCCCGGAGTGGTTCATCCGCGTCGATGGCGTGGACGACCTCCGCAGCGCGCGCGCGGACGGCCGCATCGGCATCATGATCACGGCGCAGAACGCGGACTACTTCCGCACGCCGGCGGACGTCGAGACGTTCCATCGGCTGGGGCAGCGGGTCGCGCAGCTCACGTACAACTTCCAGAACCGCATCGGCGCAGGGTTCCTCGAGCACAATGACGGCGGGCTGAGCGTCTTCGGCCACCAGGTCCTCGCGGCGATGCAGCGCGTCGGGATGACGGTGGACCTCTCGCACTGCGCGGACCGCACGACGCTCGACGGGATCGCCGCGGCGACGAAGCCGGTGGTGTTCACGCATGGCGCGGCGCGCGGGCTGATGCCCGGCTATGCGCGCTGCAAGAGCGACGAGGCGCTCAAGGCGCTGGCGCGGAACGGCGGCGTGATGGGGATCGCGTTCATCCGCTTCATGATCCGCCCCGAGGCCCCGGTCACGGTGGAGCATGTGGTGGACCACTTCGACTACGTCATCAAGCTCGTCGGCGCGGAGCATGTCGGGATCGGGTCGGACCTCGACATGGCGGGCCTCGGGACGCCGATCCCGAAGGGGAACGTGCCGTTGTCGGTGGCGTCGCAGGCGAACTTCGAGCGGTACAAGGCGTACTACGCCGCCGACGGCGGGGTGCACGTGGACGGCATGGCGCACCCGAAGCGGATCTTCGACCTCGTCGAGGCGATGGGCCGTCGCCGCTACAGCGACGACACGATCCGCCTCGTACTCGGCGGGAACTTCATCCGCGCGGTCGGGGCGAGCTGGGCGTAG
- a CDS encoding GNAT family N-acetyltransferase, which produces MHIVIDDPERPDVLALLEEHLRNMHAITPAGSVHALDVSRLKVPSITFWSVRDGDTLLGCGALKELDPAHGEVKSMRTPETARRRGAGRAMIHHIIAVARERGYARLSLETGASAPFLPARRLYESVGFTSCGPFGDYPDDPHSAFLTLAL; this is translated from the coding sequence ATGCACATCGTGATCGACGATCCGGAGCGTCCTGATGTCCTCGCGCTGCTCGAGGAACACCTGCGGAATATGCACGCCATCACCCCCGCGGGCAGCGTGCACGCGCTCGACGTCTCGCGGCTCAAGGTCCCGTCGATCACCTTCTGGAGCGTGCGCGACGGCGACACGCTGCTCGGGTGCGGCGCGCTCAAGGAGCTGGACCCCGCGCACGGCGAGGTGAAGTCCATGCGGACGCCGGAGACCGCCCGGCGTCGCGGGGCCGGGCGCGCGATGATCCACCACATCATCGCGGTCGCGCGCGAGCGCGGATACGCGCGGCTGAGCCTCGAGACCGGTGCCTCGGCGCCCTTCCTGCCGGCGCGGCGACTCTACGAGAGCGTCGGCTTCACGTCGTGCGGGCCCTTCGGCGACTATCCCGACGACCCGCACTCGGCGTTCCTCACGCTCGCGCTCTAG